One Deltaproteobacteria bacterium genomic window carries:
- a CDS encoding GntR family transcriptional regulator — protein sequence MKIQIDNHMTLREKIVETVRSAIVNGQIPAGTRVAEPDLADRFGISRTPIREAFRQLESEGFITVVPRKGAVVASISAKDISDFYDLKMVLEGYAARLAAKTLTEKDLNRMESLNRQIEAAAGKKDLRKVLLLHNDFHDVFLNACGNERLHAIVQNLVMQFQRFRLILAMRGKIEGIIRQHKEIIEAFRKRNPELAESLVIKNAQYGKKILLQELEKE from the coding sequence CTGAAGATCCAGATAGACAATCACATGACCCTCCGGGAAAAGATCGTGGAGACGGTCCGCAGCGCGATAGTAAACGGCCAGATTCCGGCCGGCACCCGGGTCGCCGAACCCGACCTTGCCGACCGCTTCGGGATCAGCCGTACGCCGATACGCGAAGCGTTCCGCCAGCTCGAGTCGGAGGGATTCATCACGGTAGTTCCCAGGAAGGGGGCAGTCGTCGCATCCATCTCGGCGAAGGACATTTCCGATTTCTACGACCTGAAGATGGTGCTCGAAGGATACGCGGCGCGCCTTGCCGCGAAAACCCTCACCGAGAAGGACCTGAACCGGATGGAATCGCTGAACCGGCAGATCGAGGCGGCGGCCGGGAAAAAGGACCTTCGCAAGGTGCTTCTCCTCCACAACGATTTCCATGACGTCTTCCTCAATGCATGCGGCAACGAAAGGCTTCATGCGATCGTCCAGAACCTCGTGATGCAATTCCAGAGGTTCCGCCTGATCCTCGCCATGCGGGGGAAGATCGAGGGGATAATCAGGCAGCACAAGGAAATCATCGAGGCTTTCCGTAAGCGGAACCCCGAGCTCGCCGAGTCCCTGGTGATAAAGAACGCCCAGTACGGAAAGAAGATCCTGCTCCAGGAACTGGAAAAGGAGTAG
- a CDS encoding DUF2344 domain-containing protein, whose protein sequence is MKIIPPSIQKPSRYGGAEVRRRLRSRDDARVRVLIAFPDVYEIGMSHLGILILHEILNARPGTLCERVFAPWTDMEEHLRSTGTPLSSLESERPAREFDVLGFSLCYELTYTNVLTMLDLAGIPPLREARRETDPLVLGGGVCTLNPAPIMPFFDALLVGDGEEAALEIVSRVEARKERKGTRGELLAELSGIPGVYVPGISTGVSRRVLPDLAASPLLPDPILPAMRIVHDRLSIEISRGCTRGCRFCQAGYVYRPLRERDPLLLLRYLQETAPRTGFDEVGLLSLSAADYGCIDRLITEAMETLSPERISVSLPSLRLDALKENTVRQIRKVRKTGFTLAPEAGTESLRRSINKEIPDEDLLRSAEWIFSNGWQTLKLYFMVGLPGETAADVAAIGRLVKRVAAVARRHGKRNSVTASISAFVPKPHTPFQWERQIGKEEIEERLAIVRAEVGRDRNIEVKFHSPAVSELEGAFSRGDGRLAGVLLRAWRLGARFDAWTEEFRPHVWRRAFEEAGIDRREFLNERDPSISLPWEFVDAGIDRAFLLREREKARSGEATPDCRAGTCSACGACPPGLSNIVYTSMGGEEAIPSDAGNSASSECAQSPAGRYFARIRYAKEGAARYLSGLEIQSLWGRVLRRAGFPVAYSQGFNPAPRLSFSPALPVGTESEAEFLEAEFHLPVTAPEIERKLPPFLPEGIRVVSARYLPPGTPRLSDFDISCTYRIEPVPQGSFPEGVSPETAAAAWREFMSSPTFPIAVFREESRREIDLKPLVGNFGMNGKQLSITIIHGTGRGVRPLDAASAILKTALPPDRFVSRKISAEPVPRKKK, encoded by the coding sequence ATGAAAATCATCCCTCCCTCCATACAGAAACCGTCCCGTTACGGGGGCGCCGAGGTACGGCGCCGGCTCCGTTCCCGGGATGACGCAAGGGTCCGGGTGCTGATCGCATTTCCGGACGTCTATGAAATCGGGATGTCGCACCTTGGCATCCTTATCCTGCATGAAATCCTGAATGCACGCCCCGGAACCCTTTGCGAGAGGGTCTTCGCTCCGTGGACGGACATGGAGGAGCACCTGCGTTCCACCGGAACGCCGCTGTCCTCGCTTGAATCGGAGCGCCCCGCGCGGGAATTCGACGTCCTTGGATTTTCACTCTGCTATGAACTTACCTACACCAACGTCCTGACCATGCTCGACCTCGCAGGCATTCCGCCGCTCCGCGAGGCGCGCCGGGAAACGGACCCGCTGGTGCTCGGCGGAGGAGTGTGCACGCTCAATCCCGCCCCCATAATGCCCTTCTTCGATGCGCTTCTCGTGGGCGACGGCGAAGAGGCGGCGCTTGAAATCGTCTCCCGCGTCGAAGCGCGGAAGGAAAGGAAGGGGACCCGGGGCGAGCTTCTGGCGGAGTTGTCCGGGATCCCCGGAGTGTACGTGCCCGGCATTTCCACGGGAGTTTCCCGGAGAGTTCTGCCCGACCTTGCCGCCTCTCCCCTGCTTCCGGATCCGATTCTCCCCGCGATGCGCATCGTCCACGACCGGCTGAGCATCGAGATCTCGCGCGGATGCACAAGGGGGTGCAGGTTCTGCCAGGCCGGATACGTCTATCGCCCGCTGAGGGAGCGAGACCCCCTGCTTCTGCTGCGGTATCTCCAGGAGACAGCGCCACGGACGGGATTCGACGAGGTGGGGCTCCTGTCACTGTCTGCCGCCGATTACGGCTGCATCGACCGGCTGATCACGGAAGCGATGGAGACGCTCTCGCCCGAGAGGATCTCCGTTTCCCTCCCTTCGCTCCGGCTCGACGCGCTGAAGGAGAACACCGTGCGCCAGATCCGCAAGGTGCGCAAGACGGGATTCACTCTGGCGCCCGAGGCGGGGACGGAAAGCCTTCGCCGGTCGATCAACAAGGAGATCCCCGACGAGGACCTGCTGCGTTCCGCCGAGTGGATATTCTCCAACGGATGGCAGACGCTTAAGCTCTATTTCATGGTGGGGCTGCCGGGCGAGACGGCTGCGGACGTCGCCGCGATAGGGCGGCTTGTAAAACGGGTTGCCGCCGTGGCCCGCCGCCACGGAAAACGGAACTCGGTTACGGCGAGCATTTCCGCTTTCGTACCCAAGCCGCACACGCCGTTCCAATGGGAACGCCAGATCGGGAAGGAGGAGATCGAGGAGCGTTTGGCGATCGTCCGCGCGGAAGTCGGCCGGGACAGGAACATCGAGGTGAAGTTCCACTCCCCCGCGGTTTCCGAGCTGGAAGGAGCGTTTTCCCGAGGGGACGGGCGGCTTGCCGGCGTGCTGCTGCGGGCCTGGCGGCTTGGGGCGCGCTTCGACGCGTGGACGGAGGAGTTCCGCCCCCACGTCTGGCGGCGGGCATTCGAAGAGGCGGGGATCGACCGGCGCGAGTTTCTGAATGAAAGGGACCCCTCGATCTCTCTCCCGTGGGAATTCGTCGACGCCGGGATCGACCGCGCTTTCCTGCTCCGCGAGCGTGAGAAAGCCCGCTCCGGGGAAGCGACACCCGACTGCCGCGCGGGGACATGCTCGGCGTGCGGGGCCTGCCCCCCGGGCCTTTCCAACATCGTATACACCTCCATGGGCGGGGAAGAGGCCATTCCGTCCGACGCCGGGAATTCGGCCTCATCCGAATGCGCACAATCCCCCGCTGGGCGCTATTTCGCGAGAATCCGGTATGCGAAGGAGGGGGCCGCCCGCTACCTCTCGGGCCTGGAGATCCAATCCCTGTGGGGGCGGGTCTTGAGGCGCGCGGGCTTTCCGGTCGCCTACAGCCAGGGGTTCAACCCCGCCCCGAGGCTCTCCTTCTCGCCTGCCCTGCCGGTTGGGACGGAGAGCGAAGCCGAGTTTCTGGAAGCGGAGTTCCACCTGCCGGTGACCGCGCCCGAAATCGAACGGAAACTCCCGCCGTTCCTTCCGGAGGGGATCCGGGTCGTGTCCGCCCGCTACCTTCCGCCGGGGACGCCGCGGCTGTCGGATTTCGACATCTCCTGCACCTACAGGATCGAACCGGTGCCGCAAGGGAGTTTCCCTGAAGGCGTGTCGCCGGAAACGGCGGCGGCGGCGTGGCGGGAGTTCATGTCTTCCCCCACATTCCCGATCGCCGTGTTCCGCGAGGAATCCCGGCGGGAAATCGACCTCAAGCCCCTCGTCGGGAATTTTGGGATGAACGGAAAGCAACTCTCCATTACAATCATCCATGGTACGGGGAGAGGCGTGCGGCCGCTCGACGCCGCTTCGGCGATCCTGAAGACGGCGCTTCCTCCCGACCGGTTCGTCTCCAGGAAAATATCCGCGGAACCCGTTCCGCGAAAGAAGAAGTAA
- a CDS encoding L-seryl-tRNA(Sec) selenium transferase: MPDPDRLRSIPSVASLLEIREIREHLEKVPRDVVLDAVRRILSSLRQEASSAAQPRSREEWTAIVLSRLPVEIAAAEEPSLRSVINATGVVIHTNLGRAPLPEEAIRAVSLAARGYSNLEYDLAAGARSSRLVHLERLILGLTGAESAHVVNNNAAAVLLCLAGLARGRDVLVSRGELVEIGGSFRIPDIMAESGASLVEVGTTNRTRLEDYEKAVTSRTALLLKVHRSNFSVSGFTEEVSPAALSSLGDRLGIPVMEDLGSGAVFDFSAAGIPGTPTIRQALSQGPGIVTVSGDKLLGGPQAGIIAGRKALVEPLKKHPLSRALRIDKLCLAALAATLSLYADERRAAVRVPVLSMLTEGEGAVRARARRFVRRIGKGGGAGLKLEVVRADSSPGGGAMPDIGIPTACVAVEHATVRVEELEERLRRGNPPVVARIGKGKLLLDMRTVRDGEVAVLAAALLAAAADAR; this comes from the coding sequence ATGCCCGATCCGGACCGATTGCGCAGTATTCCTTCCGTCGCTTCCCTTCTGGAAATCCGGGAGATCCGGGAGCACCTCGAAAAAGTCCCGCGCGACGTCGTCCTTGACGCCGTCAGGAGGATTCTTTCCTCCCTGCGTCAGGAGGCGTCTTCCGCCGCGCAGCCCCGCAGCCGGGAGGAGTGGACTGCCATTGTCCTGTCCCGCCTGCCGGTGGAGATCGCCGCCGCCGAAGAGCCGTCGCTGCGGAGCGTGATCAACGCGACCGGCGTCGTCATACACACCAATCTCGGAAGGGCTCCCCTGCCGGAGGAGGCGATCCGCGCGGTTTCCCTCGCCGCCCGGGGGTATTCGAACCTCGAGTACGATCTTGCGGCCGGCGCACGTTCCTCGCGGCTTGTCCATCTCGAACGCCTGATCCTCGGCCTCACGGGAGCGGAGTCGGCGCACGTCGTGAACAACAACGCGGCCGCGGTGCTCCTATGCCTTGCGGGGCTGGCCAGGGGACGTGATGTCCTCGTAAGCCGGGGTGAGTTGGTGGAAATAGGCGGCTCGTTCCGGATCCCGGACATCATGGCCGAGAGCGGAGCGTCCCTCGTCGAAGTGGGGACGACCAACCGCACACGGCTCGAGGATTACGAAAAGGCGGTCACGTCGCGGACGGCTCTGCTTCTGAAGGTCCACCGGTCAAATTTCAGCGTATCGGGGTTCACCGAGGAAGTTTCTCCCGCCGCCCTCTCTTCCCTGGGGGACCGACTGGGGATTCCCGTGATGGAGGACCTGGGATCGGGCGCCGTCTTCGATTTTTCCGCGGCGGGCATCCCCGGTACGCCGACGATCCGGCAGGCGCTTTCGCAGGGACCCGGCATAGTGACCGTGAGCGGCGACAAGCTTCTGGGCGGGCCCCAGGCTGGGATCATCGCGGGGAGGAAAGCCCTGGTCGAGCCACTGAAAAAGCACCCCCTGTCCCGCGCGCTTCGAATCGACAAGCTTTGCCTTGCGGCGCTTGCCGCCACGCTTTCGCTTTATGCCGACGAACGCAGGGCGGCGGTACGCGTGCCGGTGCTGTCTATGCTTACTGAAGGTGAAGGGGCCGTCCGTGCGCGGGCGCGCAGGTTCGTTCGAAGGATCGGCAAGGGGGGCGGCGCAGGCCTGAAGCTGGAGGTCGTCCGGGCGGATTCCTCCCCGGGCGGAGGCGCGATGCCCGATATCGGGATCCCGACGGCATGCGTGGCGGTGGAACATGCCACGGTCCGGGTCGAGGAACTGGAGGAAAGGCTCCGGCGCGGAAATCCGCCGGTCGTGGCGCGCATCGGCAAGGGAAAACTCCTCCTCGACATGCGCACGGTCCGCGACGGAGAGGTCGCCGTTCTCGCCGCCGCCCTCCTCGCCGCCGCGGCAGATGCCCGGTGA
- a CDS encoding STAS domain-containing protein, protein MTYLTVRTRLTENALVVYIDGYLNSLLGEEVERVVQETLDSGVRNFLLNFEGTRLINSIGISIIIDIVEKIMERNGSLAFCALSRINRELFHMTGVARYVRVFEREEDALGHFGSSA, encoded by the coding sequence ATGACATATCTTACGGTGAGGACGCGCCTAACGGAAAATGCGCTTGTAGTGTACATAGACGGCTACCTGAACAGCCTCCTGGGCGAGGAAGTGGAGCGCGTCGTGCAGGAAACCCTCGATTCCGGGGTCAGAAATTTCCTCCTGAATTTCGAAGGAACGCGCCTGATCAACAGCATCGGCATTTCAATCATCATCGACATCGTGGAAAAGATAATGGAACGTAACGGCTCGCTGGCCTTCTGCGCGTTGAGCCGCATCAATCGCGAACTCTTCCATATGACGGGCGTGGCCCGTTACGTCCGCGTATTCGAACGTGAGGAGGATGCTCTTGGGCATTTCGGTTCTTCCGCCTGA
- a CDS encoding sugar phosphate isomerase/epimerase has protein sequence MEWTVHATVPYPMLLSPETAPLLAAGGVGPEIYFSGKTLDSLAEGEAEKAAGKLRDAGVNSATFHAPFEEVWPGARDEAARGHAVRRLKQAVSLAPVFRPLGIVMHAGYFGWLYDFDPDKWFEPALRTFGEVVDAAEKAGVDLFLENVFDEVPDHLLRLRHALGSKRIGFCCDAGHAALFSGLPVNKWLEAFGAGTRELHLHDNRGLRDDHLPVGEGSINFRGVLNAALDAGSAPILTLEPHRIEHFHRGLAALRGLLAELP, from the coding sequence ATGGAATGGACTGTACACGCAACGGTCCCCTACCCGATGTTGCTTTCCCCGGAGACAGCCCCCCTCCTCGCGGCCGGCGGCGTGGGGCCCGAGATCTACTTCTCCGGGAAGACGCTCGACTCGCTTGCGGAGGGAGAAGCGGAAAAGGCGGCGGGCAAGTTGCGCGACGCCGGCGTAAATAGCGCAACGTTCCATGCTCCGTTCGAGGAGGTATGGCCGGGCGCGCGCGACGAAGCCGCCCGCGGCCACGCGGTGCGCCGCCTCAAGCAGGCCGTGTCCCTGGCGCCTGTCTTCCGCCCCCTGGGGATCGTGATGCACGCGGGGTATTTCGGATGGCTTTACGATTTCGATCCCGACAAATGGTTCGAACCGGCCTTGCGGACTTTCGGCGAAGTCGTCGACGCCGCCGAGAAGGCCGGAGTCGACCTCTTCCTGGAGAACGTCTTCGACGAGGTGCCGGATCACCTGCTCAGGCTGCGGCACGCGCTCGGCTCGAAGCGGATCGGCTTCTGCTGCGACGCGGGACATGCGGCGCTCTTTTCCGGGCTCCCGGTGAACAAGTGGCTGGAGGCGTTCGGAGCCGGCACGAGGGAGCTGCACCTGCACGACAACCGGGGGCTGCGCGACGATCACCTGCCGGTCGGGGAAGGATCGATCAATTTCCGGGGGGTGCTGAACGCGGCGCTTGACGCGGGATCCGCCCCCATCCTGACGCTGGAGCCGCACCGAATCGAGCATTTCCACCGCGGGCTCGCCGCGCTCCGGGGGCTGCTCGCGGAGCTGCCCTGA
- a CDS encoding Rne/Rng family ribonuclease translates to MQKANKLIVVNAAPYETRVATLESGILVELLVERKSDQNIVGNIYKGKVIRVLPGMQAAFVDIGMDKAGFLFAGDFVTPQLEFDSDGSDETSLAEDIGIREARYPQEHFLPPIEGLIREGQHILVQVAKEPLGTKGARITSHITLPGRYLVLLTWSTHIGVSRRIDDPEERERLTKLVEKVRPEGMGAIVRTAAEGKTEGELKADIDYLVRLWESIRKKNEASNAPAPVHRELSLSLRAVRDLFSADMDRIVVDSEEEHSRIRGFAAQFFPRIQDRIELYDGPQPVFEHYGIEIELARALDKKVWLKSGGYIVIEQTEALTVIDVNTGKYVGRTSLEETTVKINLEAVKEIVYQLRLRNIGGIIIIDFIDMKSEENREKVYQALVETLRADRSKTTICKISELGLVEMTRKRVRESLARSLSEACPYCSGEGVIKSKKTICYEIFRALERQGSLLAGKQVSLHVHPGLAEELFGEERKFLEKLETRFGMKVNISASDKLHIEQYQIEHA, encoded by the coding sequence GTGCAGAAGGCAAACAAGCTAATCGTGGTGAACGCAGCCCCGTACGAGACGCGGGTGGCGACCCTGGAATCCGGTATCCTCGTCGAGCTCCTCGTCGAGCGCAAGAGCGACCAGAACATCGTGGGGAACATCTACAAGGGCAAGGTCATCCGCGTCCTTCCCGGGATGCAGGCCGCATTCGTCGACATCGGCATGGACAAGGCGGGCTTCCTGTTCGCCGGAGACTTCGTGACGCCGCAGCTCGAATTCGATTCCGACGGGAGCGACGAGACGTCCCTGGCGGAAGACATAGGCATCAGGGAAGCCCGCTATCCGCAGGAGCACTTCCTCCCTCCCATCGAAGGGCTGATCCGCGAGGGGCAGCATATCCTTGTACAGGTCGCGAAGGAGCCGCTCGGCACCAAGGGGGCGCGGATCACAAGCCACATAACGCTGCCCGGCCGCTACCTCGTGCTGCTGACCTGGTCGACGCACATCGGTGTTTCACGCCGTATCGACGACCCCGAAGAGCGTGAACGGCTCACGAAGCTCGTGGAAAAGGTCCGCCCGGAGGGCATGGGCGCCATCGTGCGCACGGCCGCCGAAGGTAAAACGGAGGGAGAGCTCAAGGCGGATATCGACTATCTCGTCCGCCTCTGGGAATCGATCCGGAAAAAAAACGAGGCGTCCAACGCCCCGGCGCCGGTCCACAGGGAGTTATCCCTTTCGCTGCGCGCCGTGAGGGACCTGTTCTCCGCGGACATGGACCGGATCGTCGTCGATTCCGAGGAGGAACACTCCCGGATCCGCGGGTTCGCCGCCCAGTTCTTCCCACGCATCCAGGACCGCATCGAGCTGTACGACGGGCCGCAGCCGGTATTCGAGCATTACGGAATAGAGATCGAACTGGCGCGGGCGCTCGACAAGAAGGTTTGGCTCAAGAGCGGCGGATACATCGTCATCGAACAGACCGAGGCGCTGACCGTGATCGACGTCAACACGGGGAAGTACGTCGGCCGTACCTCGCTCGAGGAAACGACGGTAAAGATCAACCTTGAGGCGGTAAAGGAGATCGTCTACCAGCTCCGCCTGCGGAACATCGGCGGTATCATCATCATCGATTTCATCGACATGAAAAGCGAGGAGAACCGGGAAAAGGTGTACCAGGCGCTGGTGGAAACGCTGCGGGCCGACAGGAGCAAGACGACCATCTGCAAGATATCGGAGCTTGGGCTGGTGGAAATGACCCGGAAGCGCGTGCGCGAGAGCCTGGCCCGGTCGCTGTCGGAGGCGTGCCCCTACTGCTCCGGGGAAGGCGTGATCAAGTCGAAGAAGACGATCTGCTACGAGATTTTCCGGGCGCTGGAGCGCCAGGGCTCTCTGCTCGCCGGGAAGCAGGTATCTCTGCACGTGCACCCGGGGCTTGCGGAGGAGCTGTTCGGCGAGGAGCGCAAGTTCCTCGAAAAGCTGGAGACGCGTTTCGGGATGAAGGTGAACATCTCCGCGTCCGACAAGCTGCACATCGAGCAGTACCAGATCGAGCACGCTTGA
- a CDS encoding HD domain-containing protein encodes MGISVLPPERDLFGEERLPAGRREAFKLRALRDFTLCISRARNFEEALHLSLMVILGTFSIVKGALFLEEHGEFRVKVSRGLPPGIPPIEKTRDLVTALRRSSRPIVMGRKEISAPVRKAADEMEKAVPSFRVDFLCSLGAWNGSSGLLALGETLTGSPLTVRQRETLSVMTSVLSSHIANHRVLEDISRLNEALRSKVTENERLLDGMQEIFLDTIRALAAAIEAKDPYTRGHSERVAKISVSIAKGLGLPEDEVQAIHIASILHDVGKIGTSRSILSKRSPLSEEELLEIRRHPLTSFDILSEIRFPYPDVAALARDHHEHIDGSGYPVGKRDRQISMGAKIIALADAFDAMTSDRPYRSGLPLREALGELRSSLRRQYDPVAGRMFFRVLRDEIAGEHGGSPVFAELSEVHPREDMLRFIDGMLKEIG; translated from the coding sequence TTGGGCATTTCGGTTCTTCCGCCTGAAAGGGACCTGTTCGGCGAAGAGCGATTGCCCGCGGGGCGGCGGGAGGCTTTCAAGCTAAGGGCTCTCCGTGACTTCACGCTTTGCATATCCCGCGCGCGAAACTTCGAGGAGGCCCTTCACCTTTCCCTGATGGTAATACTCGGAACGTTCTCGATCGTGAAAGGAGCCCTGTTCCTCGAGGAGCACGGGGAATTCCGTGTAAAGGTCTCCCGTGGACTCCCCCCCGGAATCCCGCCAATCGAGAAAACGCGGGACCTCGTTACGGCGCTCCGCCGCTCGAGCCGTCCGATCGTCATGGGGCGCAAGGAGATTTCCGCGCCGGTCCGCAAGGCGGCGGATGAAATGGAAAAGGCGGTTCCGTCGTTCAGGGTGGACTTTCTATGTTCTCTCGGGGCATGGAACGGATCTTCAGGCCTGCTGGCACTGGGAGAAACGCTTACGGGATCGCCCCTGACGGTCCGGCAGCGTGAAACCCTGAGCGTGATGACTTCCGTCCTGTCCTCTCACATCGCCAACCACCGGGTCCTCGAGGACATTTCCCGCCTGAACGAAGCGCTCCGGAGCAAGGTGACGGAAAACGAGCGGCTGCTCGACGGGATGCAGGAGATCTTCCTGGATACGATCCGCGCCCTGGCTGCGGCGATCGAAGCGAAGGATCCTTACACGCGCGGCCATTCGGAACGGGTGGCGAAGATTTCGGTATCGATAGCTAAGGGGCTGGGCCTTCCGGAGGACGAGGTGCAGGCCATCCACATCGCCTCCATACTTCACGACGTGGGGAAGATCGGAACTTCGCGGTCGATCCTTTCCAAGCGCTCCCCGCTTTCCGAGGAGGAGCTTCTCGAGATCCGCAGGCATCCCCTGACGAGTTTCGACATCCTTTCCGAAATCCGTTTTCCCTATCCCGACGTCGCGGCCCTCGCGAGGGACCATCACGAACACATCGACGGATCGGGATATCCCGTAGGGAAGAGGGATCGTCAGATTTCGATGGGGGCGAAGATCATTGCGCTTGCCGACGCGTTCGACGCCATGACTTCCGACCGGCCGTACAGGAGCGGCTTGCCGCTCCGGGAAGCATTGGGGGAGCTGCGGTCGTCGCTTCGCCGCCAGTACGACCCGGTTGCGGGACGGATGTTTTTCCGGGTGCTGCGCGATGAAATCGCGGGGGAGCACGGCGGCTCTCCGGTATTTGCGGAGTTGTCGGAAGTCCATCCCCGCGAGGACATGCTTCGCTTCATCGACGGTATGCTTAAGGAGATCGGTTAA
- a CDS encoding ATP-binding protein, translating into MRLIWNQGAGFSFRPDEFYGREEELATLLRVCRDGKSGVGASVMIYGPPNVGKTSLLLKLKHELQSLPEETASPRPFPFYFSFSKILSHPLALSQHFLQEFLWQALVFLGDSPPAAFDADAMCERLVSFGLSDCRELLLAHRRFTERGDGLSALVSAVSFPFSTGGDLFHPVFLFDDFQYTTKLQGIPDGAMLSILRPYIKSGHFPMIVSGSSPGHVTSCLKREGLFGTFQMMEIAGLSPAASESLWTSLLDRRKIGMPVPIQARAAARLGHVPVYQRMFAEEVSFRCEAVTDEISFENIYAQSVTEGQLNRYWREFFENAFPDRVDRARAVKFLKRILCDRFPLDTFDGALSLLGTSSEDGGRILSTLEFKGLAKSDFDQIRFSEDPVLADFLYWAFERGVAGMNSSQVAAAIVQAKLFLAAAEPAEGERDKWIGTTKELMRRWDCREVPMLLFRFGLFRDRFGGKGLLEVVMGMEKEPQKMRLPKISSVSTGYRTRRRGPRLDFDMVAYGFLDAEFSEENLVIWAVDVNAGKTLSAMAVEHFENRCRLLILEKGLKEHQLRKWILFEGGVDPVAIELAGRYGILLTHRSQMLIFLNLFGLEEIELQAESRKPADPPPGPEPLEFELVLPMKADTEVVAARVAEEVAAYASLDADSVDRIKMALIEACINAFEHSGAESGKVRLRYVLSPTKIELFVQDEGKGFRGGRTDESRRNRGWGLKLIRELVDDVEIRTGDGGTVVRMVKYLEPGTEKEGAGSPDPE; encoded by the coding sequence GTGCGACTGATCTGGAACCAGGGAGCCGGTTTTTCGTTCCGGCCGGACGAGTTCTACGGTCGCGAAGAGGAGCTGGCCACCCTCTTGCGCGTATGCAGGGACGGGAAGTCCGGCGTCGGGGCGTCCGTTATGATTTACGGACCTCCCAACGTGGGAAAGACTTCCCTTCTCCTGAAGCTCAAACACGAGCTTCAGTCGCTCCCTGAGGAAACGGCCTCGCCCCGGCCGTTCCCGTTCTATTTCTCCTTCAGCAAGATCCTTTCCCATCCTTTGGCGCTCTCCCAGCATTTCCTCCAGGAGTTCCTTTGGCAGGCCCTGGTCTTTCTCGGGGATTCCCCCCCCGCCGCGTTCGACGCCGATGCGATGTGCGAAAGGCTCGTGTCCTTCGGCCTCTCCGATTGCCGCGAGCTCCTTCTCGCGCACCGCCGTTTCACGGAGCGCGGCGACGGCCTGTCCGCACTGGTCAGCGCGGTTTCCTTCCCGTTCTCGACCGGGGGAGATCTCTTTCATCCGGTGTTTCTCTTCGACGATTTCCAGTATACGACCAAACTCCAGGGCATTCCCGACGGGGCGATGCTTTCCATTCTGCGCCCGTACATAAAATCGGGCCATTTCCCCATGATCGTGTCCGGCTCGTCTCCGGGGCACGTGACTTCCTGCCTCAAGCGGGAAGGGTTGTTCGGCACTTTCCAGATGATGGAGATCGCGGGTCTTTCCCCCGCAGCGTCGGAATCGCTCTGGACCTCCCTTCTGGATCGGCGGAAGATCGGAATGCCCGTCCCCATACAGGCACGAGCGGCCGCAAGGCTGGGGCACGTGCCGGTATACCAGCGTATGTTCGCCGAGGAAGTGTCCTTCCGGTGCGAAGCCGTGACCGACGAGATTTCCTTCGAGAATATCTACGCCCAGTCGGTGACCGAAGGGCAGCTCAACCGGTACTGGCGGGAGTTCTTCGAAAACGCCTTTCCCGACCGGGTCGACCGGGCGCGGGCGGTGAAGTTCCTGAAGCGCATCCTCTGCGACCGCTTTCCGCTCGACACTTTCGACGGGGCTCTTTCCCTCCTCGGGACTTCCTCGGAAGACGGCGGGAGAATCCTCTCGACGCTGGAGTTCAAGGGGCTTGCGAAGTCCGATTTCGACCAGATCAGGTTTTCCGAGGACCCGGTGCTCGCGGACTTTCTCTACTGGGCGTTCGAGAGAGGCGTCGCAGGGATGAACAGTTCCCAGGTCGCCGCCGCGATCGTGCAGGCGAAACTGTTCCTGGCCGCGGCGGAACCCGCCGAGGGAGAGCGTGATAAGTGGATCGGCACGACCAAGGAGCTCATGCGCCGTTGGGACTGCCGCGAAGTCCCGATGCTCCTCTTCCGGTTCGGGCTTTTCCGGGACCGGTTCGGGGGAAAAGGGCTTCTCGAGGTTGTCATGGGAATGGAGAAGGAACCGCAGAAGATGCGGCTTCCCAAGATCAGCTCCGTTTCCACCGGCTACCGGACCCGCCGTCGCGGCCCGAGGCTGGATTTCGACATGGTGGCCTACGGGTTCCTCGACGCGGAATTCTCCGAGGAGAACCTCGTGATCTGGGCGGTGGACGTGAACGCCGGGAAGACGCTCAGCGCCATGGCGGTGGAACATTTCGAGAACCGGTGCCGGTTGCTGATCCTCGAAAAGGGCCTGAAGGAGCATCAGCTCCGGAAATGGATCCTCTTCGAGGGGGGGGTGGACCCCGTCGCGATCGAACTGGCGGGCAGGTACGGCATCCTCCTGACCCACCGTTCCCAGATGCTCATCTTCCTGAACCTGTTCGGGCTGGAGGAGATCGAGCTCCAGGCCGAATCACGCAAGCCGGCGGACCCGCCGCCGGGGCCCGAGCCGCTTGAATTCGAGCTGGTCCTTCCCATGAAGGCGGACACGGAAGTGGTGGCGGCGCGGGTGGCGGAGGAGGTGGCGGCCTACGCCTCCCTCGATGCGGATTCCGTGGACCGGATCAAGATGGCCTTGATAGAGGCATGCATCAACGCGTTCGAACACAGCGGCGCGGAGTCGGGAAAGGTCAGGCTCCGGTATGTGCTTTCACCCACGAAAATCGAGCTTTTCGTGCAGGACGAGGGAAAGGGGTTCCGCGGAGGCAGGACCGACGAGTCCCGCCGCAACCGCGGATGGGGGCTCAAGCTGATCCGTGAACTGGTGGACGACGTGGAGATCAGGACCGGGGACGGGGGAACCGTCGTGCGAATGGTGAAGTACCTTGAACCCGGAACTGAAAAGGAAGGAGCGGGATCTCCGGATCCCGAATAG